The genome window CTCCGATGGCGCGAGTTCGATGTGCTACACCCCGGACCTCGCCAGCAAGCACCACGGGTACAGCAATTTTACGGGGGCAAGCGGGCTGGGGTACTTCCATTACCTGCGGACGGCGGGTGCTTACGTGCTGCCGAGCCATGTGCAGGGCACGTTCACGTTTGGCTGCCACTTCGAAACCGGCGAAAACTCGTACACCGTCACCCCGTGGGACGGCGTGTTCCAGCTGATCGTGCTGCGCCAACTCAACGCCGAGTTCGAAGTCAACTTCGGCCAAATGCGCCGAGTGGAACTCGACATGCGCAAGCGTTGGGCCAACATCACGATTAAGAATCCGTCTGACCAAGCGGTCAAATTCCGCCTCAAAGTCAAGGGTTTGTGGGGCAACCTGCTGGAGATGGACGGCAAGTCGTACCACTCCAACGAGGGCGTCTCGCACCTGCCCTGCGCGCTGGAGCCATTCGAAGAGAAGGTCATCCAACTCCGCGTAATTTCACTAGCTGAGACGAAACTGCCGCTTTAGGCACCGAACTTGCGGCGAACTAAACTGCCCGAATCTCCCTCTAAAAGGCGGTACTCGGACAGGGAACATGAATTTTCGAACTGCTTTTGCTTCGTTCGCCGCGCTTGTCGCGGCTTTTGCTTTTGGTGGGCCTGAGCCTACCGAAGCCGGTCTTCTCCGGCTGCAACTCACCTACAGCGACGCCAAGCTCGCGGCGCGCTCGATCAAAAAGGAGTTTGGCGGTAAGTTCCACCTGCAGGGCAACTTGCTGCTCATCCGCACGAAGCATGGGTTCGCGACCGCGAAGCGAGTGAAAGCCCTCAAGGGCATCCGCGCGATCACCCCGGTTGCGCCGGCCCCGCCGATTCATGCCAACGGCATCAACAGCGTCAGCCGTGTGCGCGCCGCGATCCACGAATACGAAGCGGACTACTACGTGTACTACCGCTCGACCCGCGGCGACAAGGCCAAGATCGTCGGCGAAATGCCGGGCTGCGATTACCTGGAAGCGTATCTTCACTTCCTGCGCGAACGAGCGAACCCGGGATCGGATAGCGTTGACTTTGCCGCTTACGACATCGCCGAACAGCAGCGCGATCGCATGCCGCGTGGCACCATCGGCGGCAGCGGAATTGGCACCGAACTAGTGGGTAACTGGCAATTTGTCGGCCCGACCAATTTCAGCATCCCCTACCGCACCTATTACGGCCAGTCGCCACTTGGCGGGCGCTTTAACTACGTCGCTTACGACCCGAGCAACACGAATACCTATTACATCGCGGGAGCCCAGTCGGGTATTTGGAAGACGACCGACCAAGGCGTGAACTGGACCTGCCTCAGCGACAATTGGGCGCGCCTGCTCACTTCCTGTATCGTGGTCGATCCGGTCAGCACAAACGTTCTTTACGTGGGGACGGGCGACTACGACGGCGGCCTCGGCAACGGGTTCGGAATTCGCAAATCCACCAACGGCGGAAACACTTGGACCACGATTGGCGTATCCGCGTTCGGCAGCGCGATCATCAAAGACATCTGGATTGACCCGGACGACACGGACCGTCTCATTGCTTTTACCGACCGAACTCAAATCAAAAAGAGCACCGACGGCGGCTTCTCTTGGTCCAACGCGACGACCAACTCGTACAACATCAGCGCCTATTCCGTCGGGGTAAAGGACTCATCGAACGTGCGGGCTCTGTACGCATCGGTCCGTGGTTCTTCGAACTCAATCCTTCGTAGCCTTGATGATGGGGACACGTGGACGGCACTAGCTGGTCCATCGCCCAACACAAATCGGGGCGATGTTGCGGCGAGCAAGATTGACCCCAACACCGTCTACGCGATGGCGAGTAACACGCAATCTATCTATAAGAGCACCGATCGCGGCGCAACCTGGGTGGATATCAGCGCGGGATTCCCGGACGGGAACGCCAGTTTGGGCGCGCAGTACAACTGGTCGCAATCCACCTACGACATGCACATGGAGACCTCGACGAACGGGGCGCAAGATGTCATTTACGTCGGCCTCATTGACGTTGCTCAGAGCCGCGACGGCGGAGCTACATGGCGTGCCTACGGACGCAGTTACGAGAGCAATTCGAACCTGCACAACGATCAGCACAACATGACCGTTAGCCCGGTGAACCCGGAGGAAATTCTGATCGCCAATGACGGCGGTATCTATCGCGGCAACAACTCCAACCAGAACACGTTCACGATTCAATCGCTGAATGCACAACTCGGCGGCACGACGCAGTTTTATCATGCGGCGTATCACCCGACCAACAACACCCGGATGATCGGCGGCACTCAAGACAACGCCTCGCCTTGCGCCAACGGCAACCTTGCAAGCTGGATCAACCCCGGCGCGGGCGACGGTTCATACCACTTTGTTAGCCAATCCAACCCCAACAACCAGGTCACAACGTGGCAATACATGGGCGCCGAGCGCACCACGAATAGCTGGAGTTCCAGTGGCGGAATCTCGCCAAACTTTCCTAGCGGTGACAACGTGGCCTTTATCGCCCCCATTGAAGGCGACCCCACCAACGGCGCTCAGTTCTATGCCGGGAGTCGCTATCTCAACAAATATAGCTTCGGCACGAATAGCTGGTCCTATTCCATCGGGGCGACATTGCTCACAGGGGGGACGATTCGATCAATTGCCGTGGCGCCGTCCGACGGCAACCGGATCTACACGGGCGGTTCGGATGGGCAGGTGTGGATGACCACCAACGGAGGAACTTCCTGGACGCAAATCACGTCGGGCGGTCTGCCGACCGGCAATATCAAAGATATTGCCGTGCACCCGCTCAATCCCGACCACATCATTCTGGTGCAGTCGAGCAGCACCTCAGCCAGTCGCATCTGGCAGTGCACCAACCCGACCGCGGGCGCGGGCCGTGTTTGGACTTCGCGGTCCGGCGCGGGTGCTACGGCCACACCGAACATCTCGCACATGAGCATCTGTCTGGACCCGCGCGCGCCGAGTACGGACTGGTACGTGGCCACCGACGTCGGCGTCTTCATGAGCATCAATGGCGGCGGATCGTGGTCGAACATCACCAACCCGCTCGGTCTGCCGAACCTGCGCGTCGACGACTTGACCTTTGTCCCTGGACAAGGCTATCTCTACGCCGCCACGCACGGCCGCGGAATCTGGCGCGTTGATGCGGGCGGACTTGTCTGGATGATGGCGCTGGAAGGCCCCAGCAGCATGTATGGCGCGAACAGCACCACGTGCCGCGTACGACTGGCGAACCTCGCCCAAACCGGCGGTGCGGTGGTGACGCTGCAATCCAGCGATACGAACTCGGTCACGGTTCCGGCCTCGGTGACCGTTCCGGCGGGCAGCAACACGGCGACCTTTACGGCCAACGCCGTATGGCGACGCGACAACGGCAGCTCCCAGGTAACGGCGACGTTAAATGGCGACACCAAGTCCATCACGATCAATGTCGTGGGCCTGGTCGCCGACATCAATCGCGACGGCACGGTGGATATCGGCGACTACACGTTGCTGGCCGCCGCCTTTGACACCGTGTTAGGTGGGCCTGGCTACAACGCCAACGCCGACCTCAACCAGGATGGCGTCATCGATATCGCCGACTACACCATCCTCGCCCAACAGTTCGATCTCGGCGGCTAAGCGAGATCACTTCGGCGCGATCGTAGTGAAGGGGATCGTGCCGTCGCCGACGACGCTGGGGGCGCCGCCCCCGGCCTTCCACTTCGCAATCGCCTTGCGGCGGATATCAATCCGCTTCAGGGCGATTGCTTTGTCGCCTTGCTCGCTCATCAGGCGGCTGATTTCGGCTTGCTTCTTTGCGTTGGTCTCCACTGTGAGAGCGTCAATCTTGGCGCGTTCCAGTTCGTTACGGGCGGTATCCAGTTGGGTTCGCACCGCGATGGACTCGCTCACCTTCTCGCGCACCTCGGCGCTCGGATATACCTCGCCGATGAACACGTCGTCAATGGTGATGCCGTAGTCGGCGAGAATCGGGGCCAATACTGCCTTGACATCCGGGCCAAACTGGGCGCGTTCTTTGGTCGTCAGGTCGAAAATCGAGCGAGCGCCCGACACCACGTTGATGGCGTAGGTAGCCGCCGATCGGATGAAGTGATCATCCAGTTCGGACAGTTCGGCGGTCCCGAAGTTTTCGAAGGCCTTCACCACGTTGGCGGGGTCAATATGAAACGCCACGGTGACATCCACGGGCAGAGTCGCGCCTTCAAAGGTGCTTGCCGGTATCGCGTCATCTCCCTCCGCGGCGCCTTCGTTGGCGCGGCGGACGTAGCTCGCGTTCTTGATGCTTGTTGGATAGATGATCAGCTGCTCCCAGGGCAGCACAATCTTCACCTCGGGCTTGAGCAACTTCTCGCTGATTCCCGATGACCCGTTAAACTTGATCCCCACCGTGCCGGGCGGAATCTGCTTGACACAACCCTTGAAGCTCCCCATCACGATGATGGCGATGACCACAAACACGATGCCCAGGCCCAGCTTTTTCACCGCGGCGGGCGACATTTGCTCACTCATTACTTCCCTCCTTGCAGCGAACTAAGCGCATCCGCGCCAAGCACGATCGTCTGGCCGGGCTTGCTTTGAATCCGCGGCAGTTTGCCGTTCCAGGCGTCAATCGCCTCTTCCTGTAGCTCAAGCTCCATCAGCTGGAGGCTCTTATCTTTGGTTTGCGACGCCGTGAGCGTCCGCGCCTTGACGTCGGACTGGGCGCGAACCACGCCGCTTTGGCGACTCACCTCGGCGATCTGCGAAAGCAATCGCGAAATGGTGAGCTGCGTGAGCGAGTTGACGCGGGTCGTAATCTTCTGAGTGATGTCCGCCTGTGACGTCGCGGTCATCAGCATGGTGCGTTCAATGGTCACGCCCTTGCGACCAAGGTTCGCCACCAGCCGCTCGTTGATGCGCTCGCTCGCTTCTTGGCGTTTATCCCCGAGCAACTGAAAGACGTCGTACTGCGTGCCGACGGCATTGGCCGCCTCGCGAACCGCACGGCGAATGTGCTGTGACTGCACGTCTTCAATGGGAATTGCCCCAAACGACTTGAACGCGGTGAACACATTTTCCTTGCGAATTCGGTAGTAGACCGCCACATCAAACGTGGTGGTCGCCTGGTCACTGGTCGTAATTTGAATGCCGTCCGAGGCACTCACCTCGCCCCACTGCGGCGTGCTGGAATAGATCGCCGCCTGTAAGCGGGTGGGATACACGTAGAGCGTTTGGAACCAGTTGACGAAGACTCGCCGCGGGGTGTAGACCTTGTCTTGCAAGCCGCCCGAGGCGTTGTAGATCACGCCGACGTAGCCGGCGGGGATCCATTGAAAACGGCTCCAGATGATGCTAAAGGCGATCAGGATGCCAAGGGGAATGACGATGCAACCAAGCTTCAGCTTGCGTTCGGAGGAACCCATTTCAATCATGTTTATCTTCTACTTCGGCGCGAGCTTCCTCTTCAAAGCGTCGGCGAATCTCCTCTTCTTCCTGCTCCATTTTGGCGAGGCGCGCGCGGCGCTCATCGTTTTCTTTGGCTTTGCGCATCGCCATTCGAAAGGCAGGAACTCCGAAAATAACCAAGGCGAGGACGGCGGAAGCCATCACGACAAAAGTTAGAACACCCACGATGCTTGAGATCATAGATCAACAACCAATACGCAGTCGCCGGGCCTAGGTTGCGGGAGTTGCCTTGGGCGGCATATCGGCATAAGTAAAGCGTTCGATGTGATAGTGGTGATGCGCGGCCATGAGGTCCAAGGCGTGGTCCGCCGACATCTTGCCGAGCGGCTTGGCGATAACCCAAATCTCGGCGGGCTTGGCTACCTCCAGGTGCTTGGTCAGGCGCTCGCGCTGCTTGTCCCACTCCTTGATCGCTTCATCCACACCCGGCACCCACTTCGGGGTGGTCTGCTTCGGCGCGGGCGAGGCCTTTGCCTCCTTCATGCGTTTGAGCACAAAGTTGTAGATGAACCCAGGCTTGGCGACGCTGCCCTCGTAACGACCGATCGGTGTTTCATCAAGAATGTCCGCGTAGTTCGATTCGAGGAGCGCCATGTGCATGAGCATCTCCACCGGCGAAAAGCTGCCGTCTTTCGGGTGAAGCACCCGTTGCGAGTCGGGCACGGCCCACACCATGTCAATGAGCCGCTGCTTTTGCGCGTTGAGGCGATCGAGTTTCTGCGCGAAACGGTCGTACATCAATCGCTAGGACGATGCCGGACCGAAAATCGCGTCAGCCGCCAGCACAGTTTGTGTTTCGCCCTCGACAGAGCAAATCAGTTCGCCCTCGGGGCCAATGCCCATGCCGATGGCATCGCCGCCGTTGGCGAGGCGATACTGCTTTTGCGGCGTGGCGTCGAAGAGGCTCCACACCGGTCGCAGCGACGACCAAGCGTCAGGCTCAGGCAGGCCTTCGATGCGGTCAATCAGGTCCTTGGCGAGTTGCTCTACGTCGTCGGCACTCACTGCACCCTGATGCACGTTGGCCGCGCTCTCCGTGAGGCCATCCGGAAACTCGGCGACGGCAAAATTGATGCCGACCCCGACCACCGGAATCAGCCTTCCGTCCGGGTTGGTGACAAGCTCGGTGAGGATGCCGCCCACCTTCTTGCCTTGCAGCACCAGGTCGTTCGGCCAGGCAATTTTGCAGTGGCACGCCGAGGCCGCCGCCAAGCCGACCGCCATGCCGATAAGCCACGGTTTGGGATGATCCGCGTATTCGTGAAACGCCAGCGAAATCGTCAGCGAGTTGCCCGCCTCGCTGTACCACTCACGCCCGAATCGGCCCTTGCCTTCGGTTTGATGCTTGGCCCAGAGCGCGCCCACGAACTCGCCCTTCTGAACCAAGGCGGCAAGGTCGCGCTGAGTGGAGGCCGTGGCCTCTACGGCCTGCCAGGTGGCCCCCGAAAGCGGCGACTTCATTTGCTAACCAGTTGCTTGGCGCGCCATCGCACGTCAAGGTTCTTGACGGCGGCGGCCTCGTCCACGCGGCCCACAATCTGCGCCGTCGGCGCGGCCTTCAGCAGCTCGGGATTCGTCTTCGCCTCTTCGCAAATCGCTATGAGCGCGTCGCAGAACGCATCCAGGGTTTCCATGGCTTCGGTCTCGGTCGGCTCAATCATAAAGCCCTCCGGCACGATCAGCGGGAAGTAGTTGGTCGGCGGATGGAAACCGTAGTCAATCAGTCGCTTGCTCAGATCGAGCGCGCGCACGCCATATTCCTTCTTGTATTTCTCGGCGGTGAGCACGCACTCGTGCATGCACGGGCGGTCGTGCGCTTGCGGCAGCACGTCTTTCAGGCGTGCCTGAACGTAGTTCGCGTTGAGCACCGAGTAGTACGAAATTCGGTGCATGTTTTCGCGGCCATACGCCAGCAAGTAGGTGAGCGCGCGCACTTCCATAAGGAACTGGCCAAAAAACGGCGAAACGCGACCAATCGAGTGGGGCCGGGCCCAGTCCAATGTGGCTTCGCCGTTCGCTTTGCGCTCGACAACCGGCACCGGCATGTACGCGGCCAGGTGCGACTTCAGACCGATGGCTCCGCAGCCGGGGCCGCCGCCGCCGTGCGGCGTACTGAACGTCTTGTGCAGGTTGAGGTGCATGCAATCGAACCCGTGATCGCCCGGGCGCGTGGTGCCGACCATGGCGTTCATGTTCGCGCCGTCGCAGAACACTTGTCCGCCGACCTCGTGCACCATCGCCGTAATCTGCAAAATGTTCGGTTCAAACAAGCCCAGCGTCGAGGGGTTGGTCACCATGAACGCGGCAACCTCGGGGCTGAGCGCCGCGCGCAGAGCTTCCAAGTCGGTGTTCCCTTCGGCGTTGGTCGGCACGGATCGCACCTCGTAGCCACACATGGCGGCGGAGGCGGGATTCGTCCCGTGAGCGCTGTCGG of Chthonomonas sp. contains these proteins:
- a CDS encoding DinB family protein; amino-acid sequence: MYDRFAQKLDRLNAQKQRLIDMVWAVPDSQRVLHPKDGSFSPVEMLMHMALLESNYADILDETPIGRYEGSVAKPGFIYNFVLKRMKEAKASPAPKQTTPKWVPGVDEAIKEWDKQRERLTKHLEVAKPAEIWVIAKPLGKMSADHALDLMAAHHHYHIERFTYADMPPKATPAT
- a CDS encoding biotin--[acetyl-CoA-carboxylase] ligase, whose product is MKSPLSGATWQAVEATASTQRDLAALVQKGEFVGALWAKHQTEGKGRFGREWYSEAGNSLTISLAFHEYADHPKPWLIGMAVGLAAASACHCKIAWPNDLVLQGKKVGGILTELVTNPDGRLIPVVGVGINFAVAEFPDGLTESAANVHQGAVSADDVEQLAKDLIDRIEGLPEPDAWSSLRPVWSLFDATPQKQYRLANGGDAIGMGIGPEGELICSVEGETQTVLAADAIFGPASS
- the gcvPB gene encoding aminomethyl-transferring glycine dehydrogenase subunit GcvPB — translated: MPQKLVPQPKLIFERSRAGRVGCNLPKCDTPAVDLEATLGATRKELNLPEVSELEVVRHFTNLSHINYGIDNGFYPLGSCTMKYNPRINERTASLPGFAAIHPMQPASTVPGAITVLREVQEILMQVTGFDEITLQPLAGAHGEFTCLMLIKAYHESRGEGAQRRIVLVPDSAHGTNPASAAMCGYEVRSVPTNAEGNTDLEALRAALSPEVAAFMVTNPSTLGLFEPNILQITAMVHEVGGQVFCDGANMNAMVGTTRPGDHGFDCMHLNLHKTFSTPHGGGGPGCGAIGLKSHLAAYMPVPVVERKANGEATLDWARPHSIGRVSPFFGQFLMEVRALTYLLAYGRENMHRISYYSVLNANYVQARLKDVLPQAHDRPCMHECVLTAEKYKKEYGVRALDLSKRLIDYGFHPPTNYFPLIVPEGFMIEPTETEAMETLDAFCDALIAICEEAKTNPELLKAAPTAQIVGRVDEAAAVKNLDVRWRAKQLVSK